CTCGATATGGATCCCGACCTCTTCATCCCTGATGCCGAACTCGATGCCCGGCCTTTTTTCGTGAATGGTCCTGAGGAGGCGGTAGAGCCTGCTCCAGCCCTTCATGCCGTTCGCCTTGATGACCTCGTAAAAGAGCCGCTCTTCGGACGCCCCGTCCTCGAGGAGGCACTCATAGACCGCCTCTTCCCAGAGCATGGCGGCGCTGAACCCGTCCATGACCTCGAGCGCAATATCCATATCGAGCTCCAGGCAGAACCGCTTCAGCAGCTTGAGGCAGAAGGAGTGGATCGTCGAGATGCGCATGCGCGGCATCTTCTCCCGCACCTCGTGAAAGAGGGCGGGGTCCTCCTTTCTCAGGATGGTGAGGATCCGCTCCTTCATCTCCGCCGCCGCCTTCTCGGTGAAGGTGATGGCGAGTATCCGTTCGACCGAAGAACCGTTCTTCAGGAGGGCGATATACCGGCGCGCCAGCTTCTCGGTCTTGCCCGAGCCTGCCGGCGAGGAGATCATGACGCTCTTCGAGGTGTCGAGATAGGGTTCGTCCATCAGCAATCAGCCATCAGCTCTCGGCTATCAGCGTTCCTTCAGCGCGTCGTGGTTCTTCTGCAGTCTGCTGGCGGCTGAACGCTGCATGCCGAGCGCCTTTCCTTATTCTCCTATGATCTTGACGAGCACTCTTTTCTTGCGCCTGCCGTCGAACTCGCCGTAAAAGACCTGCTCCCAGGGGCCGAGGTCGAGCGCGCCGTCCGTCACCGCCAGTACCGCCTCCCGTCCCATGATCTGGCGCTTCAGGTGGGCGTCGGCATTGTCCTCGCCCGCGTTATGCCGGTACTGGCTCACCGGCTCGTGGGGAGCGAGCCGTTCGAGCCAGAGATCGAAGTCCTTGTGGAGGCCCGCCTCATCGTCGTTCACGAAGACCGAGGCGGTAATATGCATGGCGTTCACCAGCGCCAGTCCCTCTTTGATGCCGCTCTCCCTGAGGCACTCGTCGACCTGCGGGGTTATATTGATGAACGCCCGCCGCGCAGGGACAGTGAACCACAGTTCCTTCCGGTAGCTTTTCATGGCGCCGCGCTACTGCATCTCCGAAAGCCGCTGCTGCGCCTGCTGCGCATACGCGCTGTCGGGGAACTTCCTGATGATCTCCTGGTAGAGCTGCCGCGCATGCTCCTTGTTGTTCTGCAGCTCTTCGAACTTCGCCGTTTCGAAAAGCTCGGCGGCATTGTCCGACGAGCACCCCGCGAGCAAAAGACCGCACAGCAGTACCGCTGCAAGAGCAGTATGTCGCATAAAACCTCCTCGATGAGGGCATGAAAGGATCGTACCTCCATTGTAACAATTTACCCGGGGAATGTTCATCGAAAATCATCATCGCCCGTAACGGTGGCGCACAACAAAAAACCGCGGCCCGGACGGCCGCGGTGAGCAGATCGCTTCCCCTGCTGCAGGTCTCATTTTGTCATGCGCCCTCCCCTGTGCCCCGGACAGCGCTCATCGCGGAATTTCTTTAGAAAGGGTGATCGTTTTTTTCACTTCATCCCAGATATGTGCGATATCGTTCCTCAAGCGCTGCCACAGCTCACGGTCGGCTTCGTCGAGCTCCTGCGCCCTGCGGTATAATGCCTCGCGCCTGAAGCAGAGGTCCTCGATCTTCCGGATATATGCCTCCGACTCGGGAGACCCGGGGGCGAAATCCGGCTGTCTCCCCCTGAGTCCTTCGATCTCGTCGCCGATCGCCTTCAGCTGGTCGTCAATAGAGTGATGCTCTTTCCCGCGGTCTTCCATGAGCGTTCCCTCGGGAGGCAACTACTCCTCCCAGTAGGGGCTTCTGCCGTAGAAACGGTAAATGCTCGAGCCCCATGCCCGGTCAGCCATATCGGGCCCGTTGTCCTTATCAAAGCCGGGCGCTCTTTCGAGCGAGCGCTTGTCGACATCGAGGATGAGCCGGTCGTCATCGGCAGACCACTCCAGCGCCTCGGGCGGAATAGCGAAGAATCTGTCTCCTGCGCCGAGAAACCCGCCGAAGGAAAGCACCGCGTAGGCGATACGCCCTTGCGAGAGGTCGATGACGATATCCTCGATATCGCCCAAATCCTCTCCGGCCCTGTTCTCGACCTCCTTTCCGATGAGCTTGGTTCCCCGGATGAGATATGACCTTACCACTTCCTTTCTTGCCACGAGAGCCTCCTTTCTCCGGCGGGGCGGCCAGAAGAGTGCCGTTGGTGACGGGACTGAAACGGCTTCTGCACGTTGATGCGCAAGCGGCGAGGAGTCGGACAGCGTGGAGCGAGAGCAGGCACCGGATAGCGGGCAATCCCCTTATCCCAGTTATAGCAGAGAGGGCATCACATGTCAACGCGTCGCCCCAGAGCGGGGGATTCGTTCCAGCGCGTTCACTTGTTTCCGTACGGATGTGCGCATTATTTTTGCAAAACAGGGGCTTTTTAAGCTATAGTTATCATAACCATATGACCGTCATGCGAAGCACACAAACGAGGGCTTTACCTCTGCCCTCCTGTCTGTTTCCGTTATTGTTTCCCTTTTCATTCTTACCGGTTGCACGGCAGAAAAGCGCGCTGCGGAACAGCGCCGCGGCCCTCTGTTCAGGACGAAAAGCCTTCGAGCTCGTCGGGTCTCGTACCGGTGAATTTTATGTCCGGTATCCCGATAATGAAAGTAAGATTCGTCTCATGCATCGTAGCAGGGACCCGCTGGAATATCCGGAGCGCGCCGGGGAGAGCGCCCGATGCCCCGCGCCTGAAGAGAAGACAGCGGAGAAAGGTGATTAGAAATGAAAAACTCCCAGAAAGACAAGGGCCGGAAGGACAGGAACCAGCAAGACAAGCGAAAGTACGATCGCAAATCCGGTTCCGAGACGGTCAGGTTTTCGATCATAGGCTCTTTCTCGGGTCAGAAAGAGCTCTTGCCTGAAGCGAGCTTCTCGGGGACCATCGTCGATATGAGCGAGAGCGGCCTGGGACTCCTCACCGATATTCAGCTCGAGCCGGGAACGCTTGTCAAGCTCAATGAAGTCAAAGGCTCCAACGTAGGCGTCGTCATGTGGACCATCGACACGGGGAGCAAGTACCGCATAGGGCTGAAGTTCGTCTGAAGCAGGCTTTCACGGACAACCGCAGCAGGTTTGCGAAAACGGTCGCCCGCCCCTCACCAGCCACGACGTACCTGAGTCTACGGCATCAGCCTAAAATCTCCAGTTGCTCGGTCTCTTCCCCCCTGGCACGCCGCCCGGCGCCTGGGGCCGCTGGGGAGGCCGGGAGGGCGGCGGCGTTGCCGGAGAGACGCCCTCTTCTTCGGGGTGATGAACCGCCTCTCCTCCCGGGGCTGCCGCAGCTTTATCCCCGCTGCTTCTCCCCTTGCTCTTGTCGGCGGCGATCACCTTCACCTCCACGCGGTCCTCTCCCCGCACCATGACCACCTTCTGGTGGTGCACCTCTTTGAGGGTGTAGCCGCTCAGGCTGTCGCCGATCTTGAGGGCTGTCTGGCGCTGCCCCCTTCCCGGGGTGCTGCGGGGCGCCTTCTTGTCGGAGAGGTAGGCGAGGCTTACCGTATCGGTAACCAGGGTGCCGTAGAGCACGAATTCGGGCTTCGGCACCACCTTCTCCGGCTGCTTCAGGGGCGGGATCTTCCGGTCGGGATGGAACACGTTCTGCTCGGCGATAACGGTGTACTCCATGAGCGGCGGGATCGCATGCTGCTCACTGCCGGCTGCCGGCTCTTCCTTCTTCTCCTCCACCACCGCCTTTGCAGGAATGGGCGCGAGCGTGATCTTTATGTTGAACAGGGGGAGAAGGCCGTACTGCGCGAAGAGCAGCACGCCTCCCAGCAGCAGCAGGTTCAATACAGTGATATTCTTCAGGAGCGACTTCGGATTCATACTACTTGCCTCCATAGAGCCCGGAGACATCGATCTTCACCATGAGGTCCCTCGGCTCCTTGAAGTTCTTTACCCGGGCATCGAGCTCCTTGATCACGAGATACGGCGTCCGCGTCTCTACCGAGTAGAGGATATCGCTCAGGGCGCCGGGATCGGGCACCG
This is a stretch of genomic DNA from Nitrospirota bacterium. It encodes these proteins:
- a CDS encoding secondary thiamine-phosphate synthase enzyme YjbQ — protein: MKSYRKELWFTVPARRAFINITPQVDECLRESGIKEGLALVNAMHITASVFVNDDEAGLHKDFDLWLERLAPHEPVSQYRHNAGEDNADAHLKRQIMGREAVLAVTDGALDLGPWEQVFYGEFDGRRKKRVLVKIIGE
- a CDS encoding PilZ domain-containing protein; this encodes MKNSQKDKGRKDRNQQDKRKYDRKSGSETVRFSIIGSFSGQKELLPEASFSGTIVDMSESGLGLLTDIQLEPGTLVKLNEVKGSNVGVVMWTIDTGSKYRIGLKFV
- a CDS encoding PRC-barrel domain-containing protein gives rise to the protein MARKEVVRSYLIRGTKLIGKEVENRAGEDLGDIEDIVIDLSQGRIAYAVLSFGGFLGAGDRFFAIPPEALEWSADDDRLILDVDKRSLERAPGFDKDNGPDMADRAWGSSIYRFYGRSPYWEE